From Lycium ferocissimum isolate CSIRO_LF1 chromosome 12, AGI_CSIRO_Lferr_CH_V1, whole genome shotgun sequence, one genomic window encodes:
- the LOC132041153 gene encoding 12-oxophytodienoate reductase 3 yields the protein MAKDGSNSLFSPYKMGKFNLSHRVVLAPMTRCRALNSIPQVALADYYGQRATDGGFLITEGTMISPSSAGFPHVPGIFTNEQVEAWKKIVDVVHAKGSVIFCQLWHVGRASHEVYQPGGAAPISSTEKPISKRWRILMPDGTYGIYPKPRSLETYEISQVVDDYRKAALNAIEAGFDGIEIHGAHGYLIDQFLKDGINDRTDEYGGSLTNRCKFITQVVQAIVTAIGADRVGVRVSPAIDHLDAMDSNPLSLGLAVVERLNKIQLQFGSKLAYLHVTQPRYVAYGQTEAGRPGSEEEEAHLMRTLRNAYQGTFICSGGYTRELGIEAVAQGDADLVSYGRLFISNPDLVTRLKLNAPLNKYNRKTFYTQDPIVGYTDYPFLQGNGSNVPLSRL from the exons ATGGCTAAAGATGGAAGCAATTCCCTTTTTTCTCCATACAAGATGGGAAAGTTTAATCTTTCCCACag GGTTGTATTGGCTCCGATGACAAGGTGTAGAGCACTGAACAGTATTCCACAAGTGGCACTGGCTGACTATTACGGGCAGAGAGCAACAGATGGTGGATTTCTCATAACTGAAGGCACTATGATTTCTCCTAGTTCTGCTGG GTTTCCGCATGTGCCGGGGATTTTCACAAATGAGCAAGTAGAGGCATGGAAGAAAATAGTTGATGTAGTGCATGCAAAGGGTTCTGTCATATTTTGTCAGCTATGGCATGTTGGTCGTGCATCTCATGAAG TGTATCAACCTGGTGGAGCTGCACCAATATCATCCACTGAGAAGCCAATATCAAAGAGGTGGAGAATACTGATGCCAGATGGAACTTATGGGATTTATCCAAAACCAAGATCTCTTGAAACTTATGAGATCTCACAAGTAGTTGACGATTATCGCAAGGCAGCCTTGAATGCTATTGAAGCAG GTTTTGATGGTATTGAAATCCATGGAGCTCATGGTTACTTGATTGACCAATTCTTGAAAGACGGGATAAATGACCGCACAGATGAGTATGGTGGATCACTAACGAACCGGTGCAAATTCATTACACAGGTGGTTCAAGCAATCGTCACAGCAATAGGTGCTGATCGCGTAGGCGTGAGGGTTTCACCAGCAATAGATCATCTCGACGCCATGGACTCTAATCCACTCAGTTTAGGCTTAGCAGTTGTTGAAAGACTAAACAAAATCCAGCTCCAATTTGGTTCCAAACTTGCCTATCTTCATGTGACACAGCCAAGATATGTTGCCTATGGGCAAACCGAAGCAGGCAGACCTGGCAGTGAAGAGGAGGAGGCACATTTAATGAGGACTTTGAGAAACGCATATCAGGGGACGTTCATTTGCAGTGGCGGATACACTAGGGAGCTAGGAATTGAGGCTGTGGCACAGGGTGATGCTGATCTCGTGTCATATGGTCGTCTTTTCATCTCTAATCCTGATTTGGTAACCAGATTGAAGCTTAATGCACCTCTAAATAAGTATAATAGGAAGACATTCTATACTCAAGATCCGATTGTGGGATACACAGATTACCCTTTCCTTCAAGGAAATGGAAGCAATGTACCGTTGTCTCGTCTGTGA